From the Arthrobacter sp. PM3 genome, one window contains:
- a CDS encoding O-methyltransferase, producing MSADKSTSWSYAEDLPAEDEVLLHARERSFELGVTPISPGVGAVLTVLAAASKAQTAVEIGTGAGVSGVCILRGLGPQAVLTTIDVDVEHLKAAREAFQEAGSPANRTRTISGRAGDVLPRLTDGAYDLVFIDADKPSYPGYVEQAVRLLKSGGLLIVNDALDKDRVANPAARDATTVVLRQIGKSIRDDDRLASAMLPTGDGLLIAVKK from the coding sequence ATGAGCGCCGATAAGTCCACGAGCTGGTCCTATGCAGAAGATCTGCCTGCCGAGGATGAGGTCCTGTTGCACGCGCGCGAACGGTCCTTCGAGCTTGGCGTGACCCCGATCAGCCCCGGCGTGGGCGCAGTGCTGACCGTGCTCGCGGCAGCGTCCAAGGCGCAGACCGCGGTGGAGATCGGCACCGGAGCCGGCGTGTCCGGGGTATGCATCCTGCGCGGGCTGGGCCCGCAGGCGGTCCTGACGACCATCGACGTCGACGTCGAACACCTCAAAGCCGCGCGCGAGGCCTTCCAGGAAGCCGGGAGCCCGGCCAACCGCACCCGCACCATTTCGGGCCGGGCCGGCGATGTCCTGCCGCGCCTGACCGACGGGGCTTACGACCTCGTCTTCATCGACGCCGACAAGCCCAGCTACCCCGGTTACGTCGAACAGGCCGTGCGGCTGCTCAAGTCCGGCGGACTGCTGATCGTCAACGACGCCCTCGACAAGGACCGGGTGGCGAACCCGGCCGCCCGGGACGCCACCACGGTGGTTCTCCGCCAGATCGGCAAGTCCATCCGCGACGACGATCGTCTGGCCTCCGCGATGCTGCCCACCGGTGACGGCCTGCTGATCGCTGTCAAGAAGTAG
- a CDS encoding DUF3117 domain-containing protein yields the protein MAAMKPRTGDGPMEVTKEGRSLIMRVPLEGGGRLVVELNAAEATNLKECLVGVTE from the coding sequence ATGGCGGCAATGAAACCACGCACCGGCGACGGCCCTATGGAAGTGACGAAAGAGGGACGTAGCCTGATCATGCGTGTTCCGCTCGAAGGCGGGGGGCGACTCGTGGTCGAACTCAATGCTGCTGAGGCGACAAACCTCAAGGAATGCCTCGTGGGCGTCACCGAATAG
- a CDS encoding glycosyltransferase family 39 protein produces MSRWPWWVQVSGLYIAARLVSACIFMAAALHQGVNPWFPAKPDYWNFINIWDARWYAEALQHGYPALLPTSAEGIVQENAWAFYPLFPMLGRVLSGLTGTGPAWSLTVIALVAGLGAVLVAYRIFRHRAGHRTALWGVVFLAAFPVAPVLQVPYAESLNLLLLGGALLLVMERRYLWAMPVALLMCLSRPTGVPLAATMGLLFLYRLWQRVTAQRKTVQGETVPGIHSNAQLWSLAGLTAASGIGALLWPAIAWASTGDPGAYTKTETAWRGDDLVPFKPWFDTGVMLFGPTLGVLAPFVLVAAFTLLMMSRPVVALGTELRLWCCCYMGYLLVFLHPQTSTFRMLLPLFPLALSAALVSRSRAYRGTVVVMFVLLQIVWIVWLWAWAPLPGGGDYPP; encoded by the coding sequence ATGTCGCGGTGGCCGTGGTGGGTCCAGGTTTCCGGACTGTATATCGCCGCCCGGCTGGTCAGTGCCTGCATCTTCATGGCCGCGGCCCTGCACCAGGGCGTAAATCCGTGGTTCCCCGCCAAGCCGGACTACTGGAACTTCATCAACATTTGGGACGCCCGCTGGTACGCCGAAGCGCTGCAGCACGGCTACCCCGCACTGCTGCCGACCAGCGCCGAGGGTATCGTGCAGGAGAACGCGTGGGCCTTCTACCCGCTGTTTCCGATGCTGGGCAGGGTCCTTTCGGGGCTCACGGGCACCGGCCCGGCGTGGTCGCTCACGGTCATCGCGCTGGTCGCCGGGCTGGGAGCGGTCCTCGTGGCGTACCGGATCTTCCGGCACCGGGCCGGGCACCGCACGGCGCTGTGGGGGGTGGTGTTCCTCGCTGCTTTCCCGGTGGCGCCGGTGCTCCAGGTACCTTATGCCGAATCCCTCAATCTGCTGCTGCTGGGCGGCGCGCTGCTGCTGGTCATGGAACGCCGGTACCTGTGGGCGATGCCGGTGGCACTCCTGATGTGCCTGTCCCGACCCACCGGGGTTCCATTGGCCGCGACGATGGGCCTGCTGTTCCTCTACCGCCTCTGGCAGCGCGTCACAGCGCAGCGAAAGACTGTTCAGGGAGAGACTGTTCCGGGGATCCATAGCAACGCGCAGCTTTGGTCCCTCGCCGGCCTCACGGCCGCCAGCGGAATCGGGGCTCTGCTCTGGCCGGCCATCGCCTGGGCCTCGACCGGTGATCCGGGCGCCTACACCAAGACCGAAACCGCGTGGCGCGGCGATGACCTGGTGCCCTTCAAACCCTGGTTCGACACCGGCGTCATGCTCTTCGGTCCGACGCTCGGCGTGCTGGCCCCGTTCGTGCTCGTTGCCGCGTTCACCCTGCTGATGATGTCCCGGCCCGTCGTCGCGCTTGGTACCGAACTGAGGCTCTGGTGCTGCTGCTACATGGGCTACCTGCTGGTCTTCCTGCACCCCCAGACCAGTACGTTCCGGATGCTGCTGCCGCTGTTCCCCCTGGCGCTCAGCGCCGCCCTCGTCTCGCGCTCCCGCGCCTACCGCGGCACCGTGGTGGTCATGTTCGTGCTGCTGCAGATCGTGTGGATTGTATGGCTGTGGGCATGGGCGCCGCTGCCGGGCGGAGGCGATTACCCGCCGTGA
- a CDS encoding DivIVA domain-containing protein has protein sequence MSLFLVFLAIALIGVAVLVGNGLASKISRRGRAGGRASFDDGFDEPVASLPPVLLPEHAAAADIDRLRFGVGLRGYRMDQVDQVLDDLREQITARDQRIQALGEELERLRPPTEPRP, from the coding sequence GTGAGTCTCTTCCTGGTCTTCCTGGCGATTGCGCTGATCGGCGTCGCCGTCCTCGTTGGCAATGGCCTGGCATCGAAAATCTCCCGCCGTGGCCGGGCCGGCGGCCGCGCCTCCTTTGACGACGGCTTCGACGAGCCGGTCGCCTCGCTGCCGCCGGTCCTGCTGCCCGAGCACGCGGCCGCGGCGGACATCGACCGTCTCCGCTTCGGCGTCGGCCTCCGCGGCTACCGCATGGACCAGGTGGACCAGGTCCTGGATGACCTGCGCGAGCAGATCACGGCCAGGGACCAGCGGATCCAGGCGCTCGGGGAGGAGCTGGAACGCCTCCGGCCGCCGACAGAGCCGCGTCCGTGA
- a CDS encoding TIGR00730 family Rossman fold protein, with protein MSDQTLLDTKGPGQFVHTDPWRVLRIQSEFVEGFGALADLGPAVSVFGSARTLPGSLNYELGVEVGRKLAEAGLAVITGGGPGSMEAANKGAVQGNGVSVGLGIELPFEQGMNQWVDLGINFRYFFARKTMFVKYAQGFIVLPGGLGTLDELFEAMVLVQTHKVTSFPIVLVGTAFWTPMLDWVRDTLVAEGMVSEEDLDLVQVVDDPALAVELVVEGAARHRNPNGGSPGSPNGNGTRG; from the coding sequence ATGTCGGACCAGACCCTTCTGGACACCAAGGGGCCCGGCCAGTTCGTTCACACCGACCCGTGGCGCGTCCTGCGGATCCAGAGCGAGTTCGTGGAAGGATTCGGCGCCCTCGCCGATCTGGGCCCGGCCGTCAGCGTCTTCGGTTCGGCCCGCACCTTACCCGGAAGCCTGAACTACGAGCTCGGCGTCGAGGTCGGACGCAAGCTGGCCGAGGCCGGGCTGGCCGTGATCACCGGCGGCGGCCCCGGATCGATGGAGGCGGCGAACAAAGGCGCCGTGCAGGGCAACGGCGTCTCCGTGGGGCTCGGGATCGAGCTGCCGTTCGAGCAGGGCATGAACCAGTGGGTGGACCTGGGCATCAACTTCCGGTACTTCTTCGCCCGTAAGACCATGTTCGTCAAGTACGCCCAGGGCTTCATCGTGCTCCCCGGGGGCCTGGGCACCCTGGACGAGCTCTTCGAAGCCATGGTCCTGGTCCAGACCCACAAGGTCACGTCGTTTCCGATAGTCCTGGTCGGAACGGCCTTCTGGACTCCGATGCTCGACTGGGTCCGGGACACGCTTGTTGCCGAGGGCATGGTCTCCGAGGAGGACCTGGACCTCGTGCAGGTCGTGGATGACCCCGCGCTCGCGGTCGAACTCGTCGTCGAGGGCGCGGCCCGCCACCGGAACCCGAACGGAGGCTCCCCCGGTTCCCCGAACGGCAACGGAACGAGGGGCTGA
- a CDS encoding amino acid ABC transporter ATP-binding protein → MTTQVPGDALVSLKAVNKHYGQLHVLKDINLNVRKGEVVVVIGPSGSGKSTLCRAINRLETIDDGEIRIDGKELPAEGKELAKLRADVGMVFQSFNLFAHKTILENVTLGPIKVKGVAKAEADKEAMALLERVGVGHQAPKLPAQLSGGQQQRVAIARALAMKPKVMLFDEPTSALDPEMINEVLDVMVQLAKEGMTMIVVTHEMGFARKAADRVVFMADGQIVEDATPEEFFTNPKSSRAKDFLSKLLTH, encoded by the coding sequence ATGACTACTCAAGTGCCCGGCGATGCGCTCGTCTCCCTGAAGGCCGTGAACAAGCATTACGGCCAGTTGCACGTCTTGAAGGACATCAACCTGAATGTCCGCAAGGGTGAGGTTGTTGTTGTCATCGGCCCGTCGGGTTCCGGCAAGTCAACGCTTTGCCGCGCCATCAACCGTCTCGAGACGATCGACGACGGCGAGATCCGGATCGATGGCAAGGAACTGCCCGCCGAGGGCAAGGAATTGGCCAAACTGCGCGCCGACGTCGGCATGGTCTTCCAGTCCTTCAACCTTTTCGCCCACAAGACCATCCTGGAAAACGTCACCCTGGGCCCCATCAAGGTCAAGGGCGTTGCCAAGGCCGAGGCCGACAAGGAGGCCATGGCACTGCTGGAGCGGGTGGGCGTGGGGCACCAGGCCCCGAAGCTCCCGGCCCAGCTTTCCGGCGGCCAGCAGCAGCGCGTGGCGATCGCGCGTGCCCTGGCCATGAAGCCCAAAGTCATGCTCTTCGATGAGCCCACCTCGGCCCTCGACCCGGAAATGATCAACGAGGTCCTGGACGTCATGGTCCAACTCGCCAAGGAGGGCATGACCATGATCGTGGTCACCCACGAGATGGGCTTCGCCCGCAAGGCCGCCGACCGGGTCGTGTTCATGGCCGACGGCCAGATCGTCGAGGACGCGACCCCCGAGGAATTCTTCACCAATCCGAAGAGCAGCCGGGCCAAGGATTTCCTGTCCAAGCTGCTGACGCACTAA
- a CDS encoding glutamate ABC transporter substrate-binding protein, with protein MKAFLTRRKSLLVAASAALALSLSACGGSSSTTTNPPVAEKPSFAADSTMAKLSNAGKITIGTKFDQPLFGQKGLDGKPVGFDVEIGKLIAAKLGIPADKIEWVETVSANREEFLKQGKVDMIVATYTINDKRKTQVDFAGPYYEAGQALMVNKDNNSITKPEDVKGKNVCSVTGSTPAATIVEKYQAVLVPAATYSACLEPLRNKQVEAITTDNVILAGFVSKEPDAFKLASDQTFTKEPYGIGLKKDDTAFRMWINDQLEAFAKDGSYKKAWEDTAGTVIKTAPELPTIDRY; from the coding sequence ATGAAGGCATTTTTGACCCGAAGGAAATCCCTTCTGGTTGCCGCATCCGCAGCACTGGCGCTCAGCCTGAGCGCCTGTGGCGGCAGCTCCTCCACTACCACCAACCCGCCTGTAGCCGAGAAGCCGAGCTTTGCTGCCGATTCCACCATGGCCAAGCTTTCGAACGCAGGGAAGATCACCATCGGCACGAAGTTCGACCAGCCGCTGTTCGGCCAGAAGGGCCTCGACGGCAAGCCGGTCGGCTTCGACGTCGAAATCGGCAAGCTGATTGCCGCCAAGCTGGGCATCCCCGCCGACAAGATCGAGTGGGTTGAGACTGTCTCCGCCAACCGCGAGGAATTCCTCAAGCAGGGCAAGGTGGACATGATCGTCGCCACCTACACCATCAACGACAAGCGGAAAACCCAGGTTGACTTCGCCGGCCCGTACTACGAAGCCGGCCAGGCCCTCATGGTGAACAAGGACAACAACTCCATCACCAAGCCCGAGGACGTCAAGGGCAAGAATGTCTGTTCCGTGACCGGGTCCACCCCCGCCGCGACGATCGTGGAGAAGTACCAAGCCGTCCTGGTGCCGGCGGCCACCTACTCCGCCTGCCTCGAGCCGCTGCGCAACAAGCAGGTCGAAGCGATCACCACCGACAACGTGATCCTGGCCGGGTTCGTCTCCAAGGAACCGGACGCCTTCAAGCTGGCCTCGGACCAGACCTTCACGAAGGAGCCCTACGGCATCGGCCTGAAGAAGGACGACACCGCGTTCCGCATGTGGATCAACGACCAGCTGGAAGCGTTCGCCAAGGACGGGTCCTACAAGAAGGCGTGGGAAGACACTGCCGGCACGGTCATCAAGACCGCTCCCGAGCTCCCCACGATCGACCGCTACTAG
- a CDS encoding amino acid ABC transporter permease: protein MDVIIENLPQYWDGFLRTLFLSLVSGIIALVVGTVLAAARVSPVAALRGFSMVYVEIVRNTPLTIAFFFAAVVLPRVGITFQQFEVAAIIALSAYTSAFIAEAVRSGVNSVPVGQAEAARSIGMKFSQVLSLIVLPQALRTVIPPLINILIALVKNSSVAGAFYVLELFGYGKQLANANGDAVVWVLVGVAFFYLLITVPLGFLANFVERKVAIAR from the coding sequence ATGGACGTCATCATTGAAAACCTCCCCCAGTATTGGGACGGTTTTCTCAGAACCCTTTTCCTGTCCTTGGTCTCGGGGATTATCGCCCTGGTCGTCGGCACCGTACTGGCCGCGGCCCGCGTCTCTCCCGTCGCCGCCCTGCGCGGCTTCAGCATGGTGTACGTCGAGATTGTCCGGAACACTCCGCTGACCATCGCGTTCTTTTTCGCCGCCGTCGTCCTGCCCCGGGTCGGCATCACGTTCCAGCAGTTCGAGGTAGCCGCCATCATCGCCCTGAGCGCCTACACCTCGGCCTTCATCGCCGAGGCCGTGCGCTCGGGCGTCAACAGCGTCCCGGTGGGCCAGGCGGAGGCTGCGCGCAGCATCGGCATGAAGTTCAGCCAGGTGCTCTCCCTCATCGTCCTGCCGCAGGCACTGCGCACCGTCATCCCGCCGCTGATCAACATCCTGATCGCCCTGGTCAAGAACTCCTCCGTGGCCGGTGCCTTCTATGTACTGGAACTGTTCGGCTACGGCAAGCAGCTGGCCAACGCCAACGGTGACGCCGTCGTGTGGGTCCTGGTCGGCGTCGCCTTCTTCTACCTGCTGATAACCGTCCCGCTTGGCTTCCTCGCCAACTTCGTTGAACGAAAGGTGGCAATCGCGCGATGA
- a CDS encoding amino acid ABC transporter permease, protein MSSVLYDVPGPKARRISLIGSIIGVIVIGGLLVLAVMTLAQQGIFDPKRWAVFQIPDVWVLIANGIGATLAAAAVAAVIAFPLGLIVCLLRISDNPWVRVPTRVVLEFLRGMPVVLMMLFVLLVFATSSFVAVVAGLVLYNSAIFAEIIRAGIQSLPKGQREAGLAIGLTSFQSRLTIELPQAIRRMLPSLVAQLVVLLKDTSLGYIVAYGELLRAVQVMADFLGPQYLFPVFFVAAAIYIAIDLAVSRLAIWLERRGSKRAAGGVAHVPVAGIAAK, encoded by the coding sequence ATGAGCTCTGTTCTCTACGACGTCCCCGGCCCCAAAGCCCGCCGGATTTCGCTGATCGGCTCCATCATCGGCGTCATCGTGATCGGCGGCCTCCTCGTCCTGGCCGTCATGACGCTCGCCCAGCAGGGAATCTTCGACCCCAAACGCTGGGCTGTCTTCCAGATTCCCGATGTCTGGGTGCTGATCGCCAACGGCATCGGCGCGACGCTCGCCGCGGCAGCCGTAGCGGCCGTCATTGCCTTCCCGCTGGGCCTGATCGTGTGCCTGCTGCGCATCTCCGACAACCCGTGGGTCCGGGTGCCCACCAGGGTCGTGCTGGAATTCCTGCGCGGCATGCCCGTGGTGCTCATGATGCTGTTCGTGCTCCTGGTCTTCGCCACGAGCTCGTTCGTCGCCGTCGTGGCCGGCCTGGTCCTGTACAACTCGGCGATCTTCGCCGAGATCATCCGCGCCGGCATCCAGTCGCTGCCCAAGGGCCAGCGGGAAGCCGGCCTGGCGATCGGGCTGACCAGTTTCCAGTCCCGGCTGACCATCGAGCTGCCGCAGGCCATCCGGCGCATGCTGCCCTCGCTCGTCGCTCAGCTCGTGGTGCTGCTCAAGGACACCTCGCTCGGCTACATCGTCGCCTACGGCGAACTGCTCCGGGCCGTACAGGTCATGGCCGACTTCCTCGGCCCGCAGTACCTGTTCCCGGTGTTCTTCGTGGCCGCCGCCATCTACATCGCGATCGACCTGGCGGTCTCCCGCCTGGCCATCTGGCTCGAACGCCGCGGCTCCAAGCGGGCCGCTGGCGGCGTCGCCCACGTCCCGGTCGCCGGGATCGCGGCCAAGTAG
- the dapE gene encoding succinyl-diaminopimelate desuccinylase, translating to MDLRQDVALLTAALIDINSVSGNEKPLADAVEQALRALPQLELVRDGDSIIARTNLGRAERVILAGHLDTVPLPLTEGSLGTVPAYWPSGAPGEGILYGRGATDMKGGVAVQLALAATLFDGGAEPDKDVTFVFYDHEEVEAVKSGLGRLVRNHGALLGGDFAILLEPTDGTVEGGCNGTSRFEVTTRGEAAHSARAWMGSNAIHAAAPILARLAAYEPQTVTVDGLDYRESLNAVRIQGGTAGNVIPDACVVEINYRFAPDKTPDGAEAVVRELLDGFDVVRTDSAAGARPGLNHPAAASFVAAVGAEPKPKYGWTDVARFSELGIPAVNFGPGDALLAHKDNEHVEADAIRECLRALRTWLRA from the coding sequence CTGGACCTGCGGCAGGATGTCGCGCTGCTCACGGCTGCCCTGATCGACATCAACAGCGTGTCCGGCAACGAAAAGCCGCTGGCTGACGCCGTGGAGCAAGCCCTCCGGGCGCTGCCGCAGCTGGAGCTGGTCCGCGACGGCGATTCGATCATCGCCCGCACCAACCTCGGCCGCGCCGAACGCGTGATCCTCGCCGGGCATCTGGACACGGTTCCGCTGCCCCTGACGGAGGGCTCGCTCGGGACCGTTCCCGCCTACTGGCCTTCCGGGGCGCCGGGGGAGGGCATCCTGTACGGCCGCGGCGCCACCGACATGAAAGGCGGCGTCGCCGTGCAGTTGGCGCTGGCGGCCACCTTGTTCGACGGCGGGGCGGAGCCGGACAAGGACGTCACCTTCGTTTTCTACGACCACGAGGAAGTCGAGGCCGTCAAGAGCGGCCTCGGCCGGCTGGTGCGCAATCACGGAGCGCTGCTCGGCGGGGATTTCGCGATCCTGCTCGAGCCCACCGACGGGACGGTGGAAGGCGGCTGCAACGGCACCAGCCGGTTCGAAGTGACCACGCGCGGCGAGGCGGCGCACTCGGCCAGGGCGTGGATGGGCAGCAACGCCATCCATGCTGCGGCCCCGATCCTGGCCCGGCTGGCGGCGTACGAGCCGCAGACCGTGACGGTTGACGGCCTCGACTACCGGGAAAGCCTCAACGCCGTCAGGATTCAGGGCGGCACGGCCGGGAACGTCATCCCCGATGCCTGTGTGGTGGAAATCAACTACCGGTTCGCCCCGGACAAGACTCCGGACGGGGCTGAAGCCGTCGTGCGGGAACTGCTTGACGGGTTCGACGTCGTCCGGACCGACAGCGCCGCGGGGGCGCGGCCCGGCCTGAACCACCCGGCCGCCGCGTCGTTCGTGGCCGCCGTCGGCGCGGAGCCGAAACCCAAGTACGGCTGGACCGACGTCGCCCGCTTCAGTGAACTGGGCATTCCCGCGGTGAACTTCGGCCCCGGTGATGCGCTGCTGGCCCACAAGGACAATGAGCACGTCGAGGCGGACGCGATCCGCGAGTGCCTGCGGGCGCTGCGGACTTGGCTCCGGGCCTGA
- the dapD gene encoding 2,3,4,5-tetrahydropyridine-2,6-dicarboxylate N-succinyltransferase, with the protein MTETASSAVPADARSDARSAYGYGVATVSTRNGEATVLDVWFPAPALGVAAESLRDVDNADQSLIDIAAHGTDPDRGTEQKVVFAQINLDEAPADTADAYLRLHLLSHRLVQPNTINLDGIFGKLPNVVWTNFGPAAVEDFELTRARLRKRGAVTVFGVDKFPRMVDYVIPSGVRIADADRVRLGAHLAEGTTVMHEGFVNFNAGTLGTSMVEGRISAGVVAGDGSDVGGGASIMGTLSGGGKEKIALGERVLLGANSGVGISLGDDSVVEAGLYVTAGTRVRVVSPRNAEGEDTSRVVKAIELSGVPNLLFRRNSATGAVEALPRKGQTVELNADLHAN; encoded by the coding sequence ATGACTGAAACTGCTTCTTCCGCCGTGCCCGCCGACGCCCGTTCCGATGCCCGCTCTGCCTACGGCTATGGGGTCGCCACCGTTTCGACGCGCAACGGCGAGGCCACCGTCCTGGATGTCTGGTTTCCGGCGCCGGCGCTCGGGGTGGCGGCGGAGAGCCTCCGCGACGTGGACAACGCGGACCAGTCACTGATCGACATCGCCGCCCACGGCACCGACCCCGACCGGGGCACGGAGCAGAAGGTGGTCTTTGCCCAGATCAACCTGGATGAAGCCCCGGCGGACACGGCCGACGCCTATCTGCGCCTGCACCTGCTCTCCCACCGGCTCGTCCAGCCCAACACGATCAACCTCGACGGCATCTTCGGCAAGCTCCCCAACGTGGTGTGGACCAACTTTGGCCCCGCGGCGGTGGAGGACTTCGAACTGACCCGTGCACGCCTGCGCAAGCGCGGAGCCGTCACCGTATTCGGCGTGGACAAGTTCCCCCGCATGGTGGACTACGTGATCCCCTCCGGTGTCCGGATCGCCGACGCCGACCGTGTCCGGCTTGGCGCGCACCTGGCCGAAGGCACCACGGTTATGCACGAAGGCTTCGTGAACTTCAACGCGGGCACGCTGGGCACCTCCATGGTCGAGGGCCGGATCTCGGCCGGTGTCGTCGCCGGTGACGGGTCCGACGTCGGCGGCGGTGCGTCCATCATGGGCACCCTCTCCGGCGGCGGCAAGGAAAAGATCGCCCTCGGCGAGCGGGTCCTGCTGGGCGCCAATTCGGGTGTGGGCATCAGCCTGGGCGACGACTCCGTGGTGGAGGCCGGGCTGTATGTCACGGCCGGCACCCGGGTGCGGGTCGTCAGCCCCCGGAACGCTGAGGGCGAGGACACCAGCCGGGTGGTCAAGGCTATCGAGCTTTCCGGCGTTCCGAACCTTCTCTTCCGCCGCAATTCCGCCACCGGCGCCGTCGAAGCGCTCCCCCGCAAGGGACAGACGGTGGAGCTGAACGCGGACCTGCACGCCAACTGA
- a CDS encoding TetR/AcrR family transcriptional regulator yields MPKFVDAAIRRQEIVDAVFRIIAADGFERASLREVADEAQLAVGSVRHYFASSDELLSHAFAAVIDRIVGRLADADVRLGELRPGSEEHHGAVLGLLGEFLPLDEVRAVDACVWMAFKNAARTRPFLAAEADRSHRAVAAVVGGLVLGLAGGGADGTDDGDDGSADGIDQQVLVTEAELLLAVLDGLTMHALLQPEWMTARMCKDVLESHLEGLNRRLADRTISRAASR; encoded by the coding sequence GTGCCTAAATTTGTCGACGCCGCCATCCGGCGCCAGGAAATAGTAGACGCGGTTTTCAGAATCATCGCCGCCGACGGCTTCGAACGGGCATCCCTGCGCGAAGTGGCGGATGAAGCGCAGCTGGCCGTCGGCTCGGTGCGGCACTACTTCGCCAGCAGCGACGAGCTGCTCTCCCACGCTTTCGCGGCAGTGATCGACCGGATTGTCGGACGGCTCGCGGACGCGGACGTGCGCCTGGGGGAGCTGCGGCCGGGCTCGGAGGAGCACCACGGTGCGGTCCTGGGCCTGCTGGGTGAGTTCCTTCCGCTGGACGAGGTGCGGGCGGTGGACGCCTGCGTCTGGATGGCCTTCAAGAATGCCGCCCGGACGCGGCCGTTCCTGGCCGCGGAAGCGGACCGCAGCCACCGCGCCGTGGCAGCGGTGGTGGGCGGGCTCGTCCTGGGCCTGGCAGGCGGCGGCGCGGACGGCACTGACGACGGCGACGACGGGTCGGCGGACGGCATCGATCAGCAGGTGCTCGTCACCGAGGCCGAGCTGCTCCTGGCGGTCCTGGACGGGCTGACCATGCACGCCCTCCTGCAGCCGGAATGGATGACCGCCCGGATGTGCAAGGATGTGCTGGAATCCCATCTCGAGGGCCTGAACCGCCGGCTGGCGGACCGTACAATCAGCCGGGCAGCCAGCCGTTAA
- a CDS encoding citrate synthase, producing MTETTSATLRHAGGELELPRIKVVEGNEGYDVSKLLKQTGAVAFDPGFMNTAATTSAITYIDGDAGILRYRGYPIEQLAQHSSFLEVSYLLIYGNLPTPAELESFDQRIRHHTLLHEELKGFFSGFPRDAHPMPVLSSAVSALSTFYQDSLDPFNAEQVEVSTIRLMAKMPVIAAYAHKKSIGQPMLYPDNSMNLVENFMRLSFGLPAEQYEIDPVIAKALDLLLILHADHEQNCSTSTVRLVGSSNANLFASVSAGINALFGPAHGGANEAVLKMLRQIQAEGIKPEDYMEKVKNKEDGVRLMGFGHRVYKNYDPRAKIIKATAHEVLSKLGGNDELLDIAMRLEEKALGDDYFIQRKLYPNVDFYTGLIYKAMGFPEKMFTVLFAIGRLPGWIAQWREMISDPNTKIGRPRQLYVGEPERNYPSL from the coding sequence ATGACTGAAACCACCAGCGCAACCCTGCGCCATGCCGGCGGCGAGCTCGAACTCCCGCGCATCAAGGTTGTAGAAGGAAACGAAGGCTACGACGTTTCCAAGCTGCTGAAGCAGACCGGAGCCGTCGCCTTCGACCCCGGATTCATGAACACCGCAGCGACCACGTCGGCCATCACCTACATCGACGGTGACGCCGGGATCCTGCGCTACCGCGGCTACCCGATCGAGCAGCTGGCCCAGCACTCGAGCTTCCTGGAAGTGTCCTACCTGCTGATCTACGGCAACCTCCCCACGCCGGCCGAGCTGGAGTCCTTCGACCAGCGGATCCGCCACCACACCCTGCTGCACGAGGAGCTCAAGGGCTTCTTCAGCGGTTTCCCCCGGGACGCCCACCCGATGCCGGTGCTGTCCTCGGCCGTGTCCGCGCTCTCGACGTTCTACCAGGACTCGCTGGATCCGTTCAACGCCGAGCAGGTGGAAGTTTCCACCATCCGCCTCATGGCCAAGATGCCGGTCATCGCCGCCTACGCGCACAAGAAGTCGATCGGCCAGCCCATGCTGTATCCGGACAACTCGATGAACCTCGTCGAGAACTTCATGCGGCTCAGCTTCGGCCTGCCGGCCGAGCAGTACGAGATCGACCCGGTCATCGCCAAGGCCCTGGACCTGCTCCTGATCCTGCACGCCGACCACGAGCAGAACTGTTCGACCTCCACCGTCCGCCTGGTCGGTTCCTCGAACGCGAACCTCTTTGCGTCCGTCTCCGCCGGCATCAACGCCCTCTTCGGCCCCGCCCACGGCGGCGCCAATGAGGCCGTCCTGAAGATGCTGCGCCAGATCCAGGCCGAAGGCATCAAGCCCGAGGACTACATGGAGAAGGTCAAGAATAAGGAAGACGGCGTCCGCCTCATGGGGTTCGGGCACCGCGTCTACAAGAACTACGATCCCCGCGCCAAGATCATCAAGGCCACGGCCCACGAGGTCCTCAGCAAGCTCGGCGGCAACGACGAGCTCCTGGACATTGCCATGCGCCTGGAAGAGAAGGCGCTCGGCGACGACTACTTCATCCAGCGCAAGCTCTACCCCAACGTGGACTTCTACACCGGCCTGATCTACAAGGCCATGGGCTTCCCCGAGAAGATGTTCACCGTTCTGTTCGCCATCGGGCGCCTGCCGGGCTGGATCGCCCAGTGGCGCGAGATGATCAGCGACCCCAACACCAAGATCGGCCGTCCGCGCCAGCTCTACGTCGGGGAACCGGAACGCAACTACCCGTCGCTGTAG